A portion of the Sphingobacterium spiritivorum genome contains these proteins:
- the rpoB gene encoding DNA-directed RNA polymerase subunit beta has translation MANNNIQKERVNFATSKKVIDYPDFLDVQLQSFKEFFQLETTSDNRHQEGLFKVFSENFPISDSRNIFVLEFLDYFIDPPRYDIQECIERGLTYSVPLKAKLKLSCNDEEHEDFETIVQDVYLGTIPYMTPKGTFVVNGAERVIVSQLHRSPGVFFGQSRHTNGTKLYSARVIPFKGSWIEFATDVNNVMYAYIDRKKKFPVTTLLRAIGYDSDKDILELFDLADEVKVSKSGLKKYVGRRLAARVLKKWVEDFVDEDTGEVVSIDRNEIILERETVLEEDHIDFIIDAGVKSVILAKDDASNNADYSIIYNTLQKDTSNSEKEAVEHIYRQLRNAEPPDEETARGIIDRLFFSDKRYDLGDVGRYRINRKLQLDTPADTKVLTREDIIAIVKYLINLINSKAEVDDIDHLSNRRVRTVGEQLYAQFGVGLSRMARTIRERMNIRDNEVFTPTDLINARTLSSVINSFFGTNQLSQFMDQTNPLAEITHKRRLSALGPGGLSRERAGFEVRDVHYTHYGRLCTIETPEGPNIGLISSLAVHAKINNLGFIETPYRKVEEGRVVVEEPVIYLSAEDEDEKTIAQANAIYDEKGNFEDPKVKARYEGDFPIIEPEKLDLMDVSPNQITSIAASLIPFLEHDDANRALMGSNMQRQAVPLLRPQAPIVGTGLEGRVARDSRTLINAEGNGVVEYVDAEEIKIRYDRTEDDRLVSFDDDIKTYKLIKFKKTNQSTCINLKPIVRKGQRVEKGQVLCEGYATEDGELALGRNLKVAFMPWQGYNFEDAIVISERVVSQDIFTSLHIEEFELEVRDTKRGEEELTADIPNVSEEATKDLDENGIIRIGAEVGEGDILIGKITPKGESDPSPEEKLLRAIFGDKAGDVKDASLKTPPSIKGVVIDTKLFSRAKKMSKEVERKTLEKLETTHDRNVKVLKDRLIDKLFTIVNGKTSQGIYNVYKELLVPKGAKFTQKILADLNYDNINPTGWTTDEDKNELIKAALHFFNIKLNEELGAFKREKFAISVGDELPSGIVQMAKVYVAKKRKLKVGDKMAGRHGNKGIVARIVRDEDMPFLEDGTPVDIVLNPLGVPSRMNLGQIYETVLGWAGQKLGVKFATPIFDGAEPSEVEGWIAKAGLPASGRTYLYNGLTGDRFDQPTTVGVIYMLKLGHMVDDKMHARSIGPYSLITQQPLGGKAQFGGQRFGEMEVWALEAFGASNILQEILTVKSDDVVGRAKTYEAIVKGNNLPTPSVPESFNVLVHELRGLGLDITLD, from the coding sequence TTGGCAAACAATAATATTCAAAAAGAAAGAGTAAATTTTGCGACAAGTAAGAAGGTTATCGATTATCCTGATTTCTTGGATGTACAATTACAGTCTTTCAAGGAGTTTTTTCAATTAGAAACTACTTCTGACAACCGCCATCAGGAAGGGCTGTTCAAAGTATTTTCGGAAAACTTCCCTATTTCTGATTCAAGAAACATTTTTGTGCTTGAGTTTTTGGATTATTTTATTGATCCTCCCCGTTATGATATACAAGAGTGTATCGAGCGTGGTCTTACTTATAGCGTTCCTTTAAAGGCAAAATTAAAGTTATCTTGTAATGATGAGGAACACGAAGATTTCGAAACCATTGTTCAGGATGTATATTTGGGAACTATCCCGTATATGACTCCTAAAGGTACCTTCGTTGTAAATGGTGCAGAGCGTGTGATCGTTTCACAATTACACCGTTCACCAGGCGTATTCTTCGGTCAGAGTAGACACACAAATGGTACTAAACTTTATTCTGCAAGGGTTATTCCTTTTAAAGGATCTTGGATCGAATTTGCAACAGACGTAAACAACGTCATGTATGCGTATATCGATCGTAAAAAGAAATTCCCAGTTACAACTTTATTACGTGCTATCGGGTACGATTCAGACAAGGATATCTTAGAATTGTTTGATCTTGCAGATGAAGTTAAAGTTAGTAAGTCTGGTCTTAAGAAATACGTTGGCCGTCGTCTGGCAGCCAGAGTATTGAAAAAATGGGTAGAAGATTTCGTGGATGAAGATACAGGTGAAGTTGTATCTATCGACCGTAACGAAATTATCCTTGAACGTGAAACTGTTTTGGAAGAAGATCACATTGATTTTATCATCGATGCAGGAGTGAAATCTGTCATTCTGGCCAAAGATGATGCATCGAACAATGCGGACTATTCTATTATATATAATACCCTTCAGAAAGATACGTCTAACTCAGAAAAAGAAGCGGTAGAGCATATCTATCGTCAGTTACGTAACGCTGAACCACCTGATGAGGAAACTGCTCGTGGTATCATCGATCGTTTGTTCTTCTCTGACAAACGTTATGATCTGGGGGATGTTGGTCGTTACCGTATCAACCGCAAATTGCAATTAGATACTCCGGCAGATACGAAAGTATTGACTCGTGAAGATATCATTGCGATCGTAAAATATCTTATTAATCTGATCAACTCTAAAGCTGAGGTCGATGATATTGACCACTTGTCTAACCGTCGTGTTCGTACGGTAGGTGAGCAGTTATATGCACAGTTTGGAGTAGGTCTGTCTCGTATGGCCCGTACTATACGTGAGCGTATGAATATTCGTGATAACGAAGTATTTACACCTACAGACCTGATCAATGCACGTACATTATCGTCCGTCATCAACTCGTTCTTCGGAACAAATCAGCTGTCTCAGTTCATGGACCAAACAAATCCATTGGCCGAGATTACGCACAAACGTCGTTTGTCAGCTTTAGGTCCAGGTGGTCTTTCCCGCGAAAGAGCCGGATTTGAGGTTCGTGACGTTCACTACACACACTACGGTCGTCTTTGTACTATCGAAACTCCGGAGGGACCGAACATCGGTTTGATCTCTTCTCTGGCTGTTCACGCTAAAATCAATAACCTTGGTTTTATCGAAACACCATACCGTAAAGTAGAAGAAGGTCGTGTAGTAGTGGAAGAGCCTGTTATCTATCTGTCTGCTGAAGATGAAGATGAGAAAACAATTGCTCAGGCAAATGCTATCTATGATGAAAAAGGAAATTTCGAAGATCCGAAAGTAAAAGCAAGATATGAAGGTGACTTCCCGATTATCGAACCTGAGAAACTGGATCTTATGGACGTTTCTCCAAATCAGATTACTTCGATTGCTGCATCACTGATTCCTTTCCTGGAGCATGATGATGCCAACCGTGCCCTGATGGGATCAAACATGCAGCGCCAGGCGGTGCCATTGTTACGTCCGCAGGCGCCTATCGTTGGTACAGGTCTTGAAGGTCGCGTAGCACGTGACTCCCGTACACTGATCAATGCAGAAGGAAACGGTGTCGTAGAATATGTAGATGCTGAAGAAATCAAGATCCGTTATGATCGTACGGAAGACGATCGTTTGGTATCATTTGATGATGATATCAAAACATATAAATTGATCAAATTCAAGAAAACCAACCAAAGTACATGTATCAACCTGAAACCGATCGTCAGAAAAGGTCAGCGTGTTGAAAAAGGGCAGGTACTATGTGAAGGTTATGCTACTGAAGATGGTGAATTGGCATTAGGACGTAACCTAAAAGTAGCTTTCATGCCTTGGCAGGGATATAACTTTGAGGATGCGATCGTAATCTCTGAGCGTGTAGTAAGTCAGGATATCTTCACTTCTCTTCACATTGAAGAATTTGAATTAGAGGTTCGTGATACAAAACGCGGTGAAGAGGAACTTACAGCAGATATTCCTAACGTTTCGGAAGAAGCAACCAAAGATCTGGACGAAAACGGTATTATCCGTATCGGTGCAGAAGTTGGTGAAGGAGATATTCTGATTGGTAAGATTACGCCTAAAGGTGAGTCAGACCCTTCTCCAGAGGAGAAATTACTGAGAGCAATCTTTGGTGATAAAGCCGGAGACGTAAAAGATGCTTCTTTGAAAACTCCTCCTTCAATCAAAGGGGTTGTTATTGATACCAAGTTGTTCTCTCGTGCGAAAAAAATGTCTAAAGAAGTAGAGCGCAAAACGCTTGAAAAATTGGAAACTACACACGACAGAAATGTTAAAGTATTAAAAGATCGTCTGATTGATAAATTATTTACAATCGTAAATGGTAAAACAAGTCAGGGTATCTATAATGTGTACAAAGAATTATTAGTGCCAAAAGGAGCTAAATTCACACAAAAAATACTTGCTGATCTGAACTACGATAACATCAACCCAACAGGTTGGACTACAGATGAAGACAAAAACGAATTGATCAAAGCTGCACTTCACTTCTTCAACATTAAGTTGAACGAAGAACTTGGAGCATTCAAACGTGAGAAATTCGCAATCTCAGTAGGGGATGAGCTTCCTTCCGGAATCGTACAAATGGCTAAAGTTTACGTGGCTAAGAAACGTAAATTGAAAGTTGGGGATAAAATGGCGGGACGTCACGGTAACAAAGGTATCGTTGCACGTATCGTACGTGATGAAGATATGCCATTCTTAGAAGATGGAACTCCTGTTGATATCGTGTTGAACCCACTAGGGGTACCTTCACGTATGAACTTGGGACAGATCTATGAAACTGTATTAGGTTGGGCAGGTCAGAAATTAGGTGTCAAATTTGCAACGCCGATCTTCGATGGTGCAGAGCCGTCAGAAGTTGAAGGATGGATCGCTAAAGCTGGATTACCAGCTTCTGGTAGAACTTATCTTTACAACGGATTGACCGGAGACCGTTTCGATCAGCCGACAACTGTAGGGGTGATCTATATGTTGAAATTAGGTCACATGGTGGATGATAAAATGCACGCACGTTCTATCGGACCATACTCATTAATTACACAACAACCTCTGGGTGGTAAAGCTCAGTTCGGTGGTCAGCGTTTTGGTGAGATGGAGGTTTGGGCACTTGAGGCATTCGGAGCATCTAACATCTTACAGGAGATCTTGACCGTGAAATCAGATGATGTTGTAGGTCGTGCCAAAACTTACGAAGCTATCGTAAAAGGTAACAACTTGCCAACTCCATCCGTACCGGAATCGTTTAACGTATTGGTACATGAGTTACGCGGTTTAGGTTTAGATATTACATTAGATTAA
- the rplL gene encoding 50S ribosomal protein L7/L12 yields MADLKQLAEQLVNLTVKEVKELADILKDEYGIEPAAAAVAVAAAPAEGGAAAAEEKTSFDVILKEAGGQKLAVVKLVKDLAGLGLKEAKDLVDGAPKELKTGVSKDEAEALKKQLEEAGAVVEIK; encoded by the coding sequence ATGGCAGATTTAAAACAACTTGCTGAACAGTTAGTGAACTTAACAGTAAAAGAAGTTAAAGAATTAGCTGATATCTTAAAAGATGAGTATGGTATCGAGCCTGCTGCTGCTGCTGTTGCAGTTGCTGCTGCTCCTGCTGAAGGTGGCGCAGCTGCTGCTGAAGAGAAAACTTCATTTGACGTTATCTTGAAAGAAGCTGGTGGTCAGAAATTAGCAGTAGTTAAATTGGTTAAAGATTTAGCTGGTCTAGGCTTGAAAGAAGCTAAAGATTTAGTTGACGGAGCACCTAAAGAATTAAAAACTGGTGTTTCTAAAGACGAAGCTGAAGCTTTGAAAAAACAATTAGAAGAAGCTGGAGCTGTTGTTGAGATCAAGTAA
- the rplJ gene encoding 50S ribosomal protein L10, with protein sequence MRKEEKQEIVLALAEQIKSYGNFYIADTADLSVEKVNGIRRKCFESGIEIKVVKNSLIKKALIEAGVDSEEIFGTLKGASTLMFSEVGNAPAKLIKQLRKEGDKPLLKAAYIDSAAFVGDGQLNTLVNLKSKNELIADVIALLESPAKNVISALQSGGNTISGLVKALEERG encoded by the coding sequence ATGAGAAAAGAAGAAAAACAAGAAATTGTTCTAGCTTTGGCCGAGCAGATTAAATCATACGGTAATTTTTATATTGCTGACACTGCTGATTTAAGCGTTGAAAAGGTGAATGGCATTCGTCGCAAATGTTTTGAAAGCGGTATTGAAATTAAAGTAGTGAAAAACTCTTTAATTAAAAAAGCATTAATCGAAGCAGGTGTTGATTCGGAAGAGATCTTTGGTACACTGAAAGGTGCATCTACTTTAATGTTCTCGGAAGTTGGTAACGCTCCTGCTAAATTAATCAAGCAGTTACGCAAAGAAGGTGATAAACCTCTTTTGAAAGCAGCTTATATCGATTCAGCAGCATTTGTTGGAGACGGTCAATTGAATACATTAGTGAATCTTAAGTCTAAAAATGAACTTATCGCTGATGTTATCGCATTGCTTGAATCTCCAGCTAAGAATGTTATTTCAGCTCTTCAGTCAGGCGGAAATACAATTTCGGGCTTAGTAAAAGCTTTAGAAGAAAGAGGCTAA
- the rplA gene encoding 50S ribosomal protein L1, with protein sequence MARLTKNQKAALSKIEAGKAYSLKEASALVKEISLTKFDASVDIDVRLGVDPRKANQMVRGIATLPHGTGKTVRVLVLCTPDKEEEAKAAGADFVGLDDYISKIEGGWTDVDIIITMPSVMAKVGKLGRILGPRNLMPNPKTGTVTTEVGKAVTDVKGGKIDFKVDKTGIIHTSIGKASFDADKIYDNALEVLQTISRLKPSAAKGTYFKSIHISSTMSPGIHVETKSVAGI encoded by the coding sequence GTGGCTAGATTAACAAAAAATCAAAAAGCGGCACTATCCAAAATTGAAGCTGGTAAAGCATACTCTTTGAAAGAAGCTTCGGCTTTAGTAAAAGAGATATCATTAACCAAATTTGACGCTTCTGTGGATATCGACGTTCGTTTAGGCGTAGATCCTCGTAAGGCAAATCAAATGGTTCGTGGTATTGCAACTTTACCTCACGGAACTGGTAAGACTGTTCGCGTTTTAGTTTTATGTACTCCTGATAAGGAAGAAGAAGCTAAAGCAGCAGGTGCAGATTTCGTAGGTTTAGATGACTATATCAGTAAAATCGAAGGCGGTTGGACTGACGTTGATATCATTATTACCATGCCTAGTGTTATGGCTAAAGTAGGTAAATTGGGCCGTATTTTAGGACCAAGAAACTTAATGCCTAACCCTAAAACTGGTACAGTAACTACAGAAGTAGGTAAAGCTGTAACAGATGTTAAAGGTGGTAAAATCGATTTCAAAGTTGACAAAACAGGTATCATCCACACTTCGATTGGTAAAGCGTCGTTCGATGCAGATAAGATTTATGATAACGCATTAGAGGTATTACAAACTATCTCTCGTTTGAAACCATCTGCAGCTAAAGGAACATACTTTAAGAGCATTCACATTTCATCAACTATGAGTCCTGGTATTCATGTTGAGACTAAATCAGTAGCGGGAATTTAA
- the rplK gene encoding 50S ribosomal protein L11: MAKEVSALVKLQVKGGAANPSPPVGPALGAKGVNIMDFCKQFNARTQDKPGKVLPVVITVYSDKSFDFIIKTPPVAIQLKEATGLKSGSGEPNRKKVASVTWDQVKTIAEDKLVDLNAFTVEAAMRMVAGTARSMGITVSGNAPWNN; encoded by the coding sequence ATGGCAAAAGAAGTCAGTGCGTTAGTAAAATTACAAGTTAAGGGCGGAGCTGCAAATCCATCGCCACCGGTAGGACCTGCATTAGGTGCTAAAGGTGTTAACATTATGGATTTCTGTAAGCAATTTAACGCTCGTACGCAAGACAAACCAGGCAAAGTATTACCTGTTGTCATTACAGTTTACAGCGACAAGTCTTTTGATTTTATCATCAAAACTCCTCCGGTAGCAATCCAGTTAAAGGAAGCTACAGGGTTGAAAAGCGGATCTGGAGAGCCTAACCGTAAGAAAGTAGCTTCTGTTACTTGGGATCAGGTGAAAACAATCGCTGAGGATAAATTGGTAGATTTAAACGCATTTACTGTAGAAGCAGCTATGCGTATGGTAGCTGGGACAGCACGTAGTATGGGTATTACCGTGTCCGGTAATGCACCCTGGAACAATTAA
- the nusG gene encoding transcription termination/antitermination protein NusG → MADQSLKWYVVRAVSGKEKKVKQYIDAEISRLGIQHLVAQVLIPMEKYYQMRDGKKVAKERNYYPGYVLIEASLDAETEHVIKNINSVIGFLGDKAGNAIPLRPSEVNRILGKVDEMAEQGETINVPYYVGETVKVNDGPFNGFTGEIEEVHEDKKKLIVMVKVFGRKTPLELNYMQVEKE, encoded by the coding sequence ATGGCAGATCAAAGTTTAAAATGGTACGTGGTTCGTGCTGTAAGTGGAAAGGAAAAGAAAGTAAAGCAATATATTGATGCTGAGATTAGTCGCTTAGGAATCCAACACCTGGTTGCTCAGGTACTTATTCCAATGGAAAAGTATTACCAGATGCGTGATGGCAAGAAAGTGGCAAAAGAACGTAACTACTACCCTGGATATGTGTTGATAGAAGCATCTCTTGATGCAGAAACAGAGCACGTAATCAAAAATATCAACAGCGTAATCGGTTTCTTAGGAGATAAGGCCGGAAACGCTATTCCGTTGCGTCCAAGCGAGGTGAACCGCATCTTAGGTAAAGTAGATGAGATGGCTGAGCAAGGAGAGACAATCAACGTACCTTATTATGTTGGTGAAACGGTGAAAGTAAACGATGGTCCGTTTAACGGATTTACCGGAGAAATCGAAGAAGTTCACGAAGACAAGAAAAAGCTGATTGTAATGGTTAAAGTCTTCGGAAGAAAAACCCCATTAGAACTTAACTACATGCAAGTAGAAAAAGAATAA
- the secE gene encoding preprotein translocase subunit SecE — MAKVLDFFKDSYEEITQKVTWPTWAQLQSSAVIVLIASLIIALLVFVMDKASSNVLELLYGITS, encoded by the coding sequence ATGGCGAAAGTACTAGATTTTTTTAAAGACTCTTATGAAGAGATCACACAGAAGGTGACTTGGCCTACATGGGCTCAGTTGCAAAGTTCAGCTGTGATTGTACTTATTGCTTCTCTTATCATCGCTCTTCTAGTTTTTGTGATGGATAAAGCGTCGAGCAACGTATTAGAGTTGTTGTACGGTATTACTTCATAA
- the tuf gene encoding elongation factor Tu, producing MAKEKFDRSKPHLNIGTIGHVDHGKTTTTAAITKVLADAGLSEARSFDSIDSAPEEKERGITINTAHVEYQTANRHYAHVDCPGHADYVKNMVTGAAQMDGAIIVVAATDGPMPQTREHILLARQVGVPALVVFLNKVDLVDDSELLDLVEMEVRELLSFYEYPGDDIPVIKGSALGALNGEQQWVDSIMELMDAVDNYIPIPPRLTELPFLMPVEDVFSITGRGTVATGRIERGVINSGDPVEILGMGAENLKSTVTGVEMFRKILDYGEAGDNVGLLLRGIEKTDIRRGMVICKPGSVTPHDNFKAEVYVLSKAEGGRHTPFFNKYRPQFYFRTTDVTGEITLAEGTEMVMPGDNVTITVKLISPIAMEKGLRFAIREGGRTVGAGQVTEII from the coding sequence ATGGCAAAAGAGAAATTTGACCGCAGTAAACCACACTTAAACATTGGTACAATCGGTCACGTTGACCACGGTAAAACTACTACAACTGCAGCTATCACTAAAGTATTAGCGGATGCAGGTTTATCAGAAGCTCGTTCATTTGATTCAATTGACTCTGCTCCTGAAGAAAAAGAACGTGGTATCACAATTAATACAGCACACGTAGAATACCAAACAGCTAATCGTCACTATGCGCACGTTGACTGTCCAGGTCACGCCGATTATGTAAAAAACATGGTAACAGGTGCTGCTCAGATGGATGGAGCTATCATCGTAGTTGCGGCTACAGATGGTCCAATGCCTCAGACTCGTGAGCACATTCTATTGGCTCGTCAGGTAGGTGTTCCTGCACTAGTAGTTTTCTTGAACAAAGTTGACTTAGTAGATGACAGCGAATTATTAGACTTAGTTGAAATGGAAGTTCGTGAATTATTATCATTCTACGAATACCCAGGAGATGATATTCCAGTAATCAAAGGTTCTGCTTTAGGTGCATTGAACGGTGAGCAACAATGGGTTGATTCAATCATGGAATTGATGGATGCTGTAGATAACTACATTCCAATCCCTCCACGTTTGACTGAACTTCCTTTCTTGATGCCAGTAGAGGACGTATTCTCGATCACAGGTCGTGGTACAGTAGCTACAGGTCGTATCGAAAGAGGTGTAATCAACTCTGGAGATCCAGTTGAGATCTTAGGTATGGGTGCTGAGAACTTGAAATCTACAGTAACAGGTGTTGAGATGTTCCGTAAAATCTTGGATTACGGTGAGGCTGGTGATAACGTAGGTTTATTGTTACGTGGTATTGAGAAAACTGATATCCGTCGTGGTATGGTTATCTGTAAACCAGGTTCAGTAACTCCTCACGATAACTTCAAAGCTGAGGTTTACGTATTATCAAAAGCAGAAGGTGGACGTCACACTCCATTCTTTAACAAATACCGTCCTCAATTCTATTTCCGTACTACAGACGTTACAGGTGAAATCACTTTAGCTGAAGGTACTGAGATGGTAATGCCAGGTGACAACGTAACAATCACTGTTAAGTTGATCAGTCCTATCGCAATGGAAAAAGGTCTACGTTTTGCAATCCGTGAAGGTGGTAGAACAGTAGGTGCTGGTCAGGTAACTGAAATCATTTAA
- a CDS encoding BamA/TamA family outer membrane protein, with protein MQKLISKSVLGSISMAVFLLIFLPNSHAQEQNLVQKFKNKFLSSEKDSTRSASFMVLPAAGYAQESGFEYGIAGTYNFYVDKSDLTNRTSSLILMGTMTTKSQKNIKLNSDIWTKNNDYHILSEFRYRDWPFNFYGLGNDTWESDEDKIGQKLFRARIDVEKKITSSYYAGININYEHFKYEDQETGGIYDQQDLIGKTGGQFLAFGISQLFDTRNVTTFTTKGYYARLRYAYAPDFWGKENFRGNLFDIDLRGFYPVSKTLSVAMQGIYRSTFGERIPFYQYRELGGDNIMRGYYLGRYKDRNYIAGQAELRYRFHPRFGITGFGGTGSTFSKEHDIRLVPSYGAGIRYFFSLEHSSTVRFDYSFGEKRPGEKRQSGFYLSISEAF; from the coding sequence ATGCAAAAATTGATCTCCAAATCCGTGCTTGGCAGTATTAGCATGGCTGTTTTTCTTTTAATTTTTCTTCCAAATTCTCATGCTCAGGAGCAGAATCTTGTTCAAAAATTTAAAAATAAATTCCTTTCCAGTGAAAAAGATTCGACCAGATCGGCAAGTTTTATGGTTTTACCGGCGGCCGGATATGCACAAGAGTCGGGTTTCGAATACGGAATTGCGGGCACTTATAATTTTTATGTAGACAAATCTGATCTCACAAACCGCACCTCAAGTCTGATCTTAATGGGAACAATGACTACAAAAAGTCAAAAAAATATAAAACTCAACAGTGATATCTGGACAAAAAATAACGATTACCATATTCTTTCTGAATTCAGATACCGCGACTGGCCTTTCAATTTTTACGGATTGGGTAACGATACCTGGGAATCCGATGAAGATAAAATAGGTCAGAAGCTGTTCCGGGCACGCATCGATGTAGAAAAAAAGATTACATCTTCTTATTATGCGGGGATCAACATCAATTATGAGCATTTTAAATACGAAGATCAGGAGACCGGCGGAATATATGATCAGCAGGATCTCATCGGCAAAACCGGAGGTCAATTCCTTGCCTTTGGAATATCCCAGCTCTTTGATACCCGAAATGTAACTACATTTACCACCAAAGGATATTACGCCAGACTTCGTTATGCCTACGCACCTGACTTCTGGGGTAAAGAAAATTTCAGAGGTAATCTGTTTGATATAGATCTCAGAGGCTTCTACCCTGTTTCAAAAACGCTTTCTGTAGCCATGCAGGGAATCTACAGATCTACTTTCGGAGAACGCATACCTTTTTATCAATACAGGGAGTTGGGTGGAGATAATATAATGCGTGGGTACTATCTGGGCAGATATAAAGACCGTAATTATATTGCCGGACAAGCTGAATTACGGTATCGCTTCCACCCTCGCTTTGGTATAACGGGTTTTGGCGGCACCGGCAGCACATTTTCTAAAGAACATGATATCCGTCTTGTGCCCAGTTACGGAGCGGGTATCCGTTATTTCTTTAGTCTGGAACACAGTAGTACCGTTCGTTTTGATTATTCTTTCGGAGAAAAAAGACCGGGAGAAAAAAGACAATCCGGATTTTACCTCTCTATAAGTGAGGCCTTTTAA
- a CDS encoding SAM-dependent methyltransferase produces the protein MISLRYRRSRFIHALTSNTRHGTHSPFVYRLTDEAIYQRLATGNEVSLSGWNRKKKAVLGRVLHHLHIVAVHSLADNEGHEDKDSMETSEDFFKNAILISKNELPEPELFNRTGRHTIYIWDEPYLSRERQRAWEQVQQIERVTLTIDLFYFGLIIFRKGQRKQNFKLRFPRF, from the coding sequence ATGATTTCCTTAAGATACAGACGTTCCAGATTTATACACGCTCTTACCTCAAATACCCGTCACGGTACACATTCTCCTTTTGTATACAGACTCACAGATGAAGCTATTTATCAGCGGTTGGCAACGGGAAATGAAGTCAGTCTGTCAGGTTGGAATAGGAAGAAAAAGGCTGTATTAGGACGTGTACTTCATCATCTACACATAGTTGCTGTCCATTCGTTAGCAGACAACGAAGGTCATGAGGATAAAGATAGTATGGAAACTTCGGAGGATTTTTTCAAAAATGCCATTTTAATCAGTAAGAATGAACTTCCGGAGCCCGAATTATTTAACCGCACCGGAAGACATACTATATATATATGGGATGAACCTTATCTCAGCAGAGAGAGGCAGAGAGCCTGGGAACAGGTTCAGCAGATAGAAAGGGTAACCTTGACCATAGATTTGTTTTATTTTGGTTTGATCATATTCCGAAAAGGTCAGCGTAAACAGAATTTTAAACTGAGGTTTCCCAGGTTCTGA
- a CDS encoding transglutaminase-like domain-containing protein, giving the protein MSDNELKALISLLDDPDTTIFEEIEQKLITCGPEVIPSLESSWESSFDVLMQTRIENIIHKIQFDQIKNELQVWKMSNSFDLLNGLLIINRYQYPAMNVDQIMFQLAELRREVWYELIYDMSPYEKVKLINHVLFQDFGLSGNTANYHDPQNSYLNKVLESKKGNPITLACIYCVIAQRLDIPIYGVNLPKHFVLAYMNEDDMDSKPLFYINVFNKGQVMKMEDILSFLKQLNLSPSPEYVLPCDNVAIIKRVLRNLISSYTQIDNMEKKEEIEILLDLMEKD; this is encoded by the coding sequence ATGAGCGATAATGAATTAAAGGCTTTAATCTCATTACTGGATGATCCTGACACTACTATTTTTGAGGAGATCGAACAAAAACTGATTACATGTGGTCCTGAAGTCATCCCTTCCCTTGAATCTTCCTGGGAAAGTTCTTTTGATGTATTGATGCAGACCCGGATTGAGAATATTATTCACAAAATCCAGTTTGATCAGATCAAAAATGAGCTTCAGGTATGGAAGATGAGTAATTCATTTGATTTGCTTAATGGCTTACTTATTATCAACAGATACCAGTATCCGGCAATGAATGTAGACCAGATCATGTTTCAGCTGGCTGAATTAAGAAGAGAAGTCTGGTATGAACTGATATACGATATGAGTCCTTATGAAAAGGTCAAACTCATTAATCATGTATTGTTTCAGGATTTTGGCTTATCGGGTAATACAGCTAACTACCATGATCCGCAAAACTCGTATTTAAATAAAGTACTGGAAAGCAAAAAGGGCAATCCGATTACACTGGCTTGTATCTATTGTGTCATTGCGCAACGTCTCGACATCCCTATTTACGGAGTCAATCTCCCCAAACACTTTGTTCTGGCGTATATGAATGAAGATGACATGGATTCGAAACCATTATTCTACATCAATGTATTCAACAAGGGGCAGGTGATGAAAATGGAAGATATCCTTTCCTTTTTAAAACAGCTCAACCTATCTCCGTCTCCGGAATACGTATTGCCTTGCGATAACGTTGCCATTATAAAAAGAGTGCTGAGAAATCTGATCTCCTCCTATACCCAGATAGATAATATGGAGAAAAAAGAGGAAATCGAAATATTACTGGATCTGATGGAAAAAGATTAA